Sequence from the Nerophis ophidion isolate RoL-2023_Sa linkage group LG10, RoL_Noph_v1.0, whole genome shotgun sequence genome:
TGTACATAATAGTCTACTACCTGGTGTACATATGATAGTCTACTACCTGGTATACATAATAGTCTACTACCTGGTGTACATAATAATGGTCTACTACCTGCTGTACGTACTAATAGTCTACTACCTGGTGTGCATACTAATAGTctactacttgctgtacataatAATAGTCTAATACCTGGTGTGCATAATAATAGTCTGCTACCTGGTGTACATAATAATAGTCTGCTACCTGGTGTACATAATAATAGTCTACTACCTGGTGTACATAATAGTCTACTACCTGGTGTACATAATAGTCTACAACCTGCTGTACATAATAATCTACTACCTGCTGTACATAAAAATAGTCTACTACCTGGTGTGTATAATAACTATACTACCTGGTGTGCATATGATAGTCTACTACCTGGTGTACATAATAGTCTACTACCTGGTGTACATAATAATGGTCTACCTGCTGTACGTACTAATAGTCTACTACCTGGTGTGCATACTAATAGTctactacttgctgtacataatAATAGTCTAACACCTGGTGTGCATAATAATAGTCTGCTACCTGGTGTACATAATAATAGTCTGCTACCTGGTGTACATAATAATACTCTACTACCTGCTGTACATAAAAATAGTCTACTACCTGGTGTGTATAATAAGTCTACTACCTGGTGTGCATATGATAGTCTACTACCTGGTATACATAATAGTCTACTACCTGGTGTACATAATAATGGTCTACTACCTGCTGTACGTACTAATAGTCTACTACCTGGTGTGCATACTAATAGTCTACTACTTGCTGTTCATAATAATAGTCTAATACCTGGTGTACATAATAATAGTCTAATACCTGGTGTGCATAATAATAGTCTGCTACCTGGTGTACATAATAATAGTCTGCTACCTGGTGTACATAATAATACTCTACCTGGTGTACATAATAGTCTACTGCCTGGTGTACATAATAATAGTCTACTACCTGGTGTACATAATAGTCTACTACCTGGTGTACATAATAGTCTACTACCTGGTGTACATAATAGTCTACTACCTGGAGTACATAATAAGTTTACTACCTGGTGTGCATAATACTCTGCTACCTGGTGTGCATAATAGTCTGCTACCTGGCGTACATAATAATGGTCTACTACCTGCTGTACGTACTAATAGTCTACTACCTGGTGTGCATACTAATAGTctactacttgctgtacataatAATAGTCTAATACCTGGTGTACATAATAATAGTCTAATACCTGGTGTGCATAATAATAGTCTGCTACCTGGTGTACATAATAATAGTCTGCTACCTGGTGTACATAATAATAGTCTACTACCTGGTGTACATAATAATACTCTACCTGTTGTACATAATAGTCTACTACCTGGTGTACATAATAATAGTCTACTACCTGGTGTACATAATAGTCTACTACCTGGTGTACATAATAGTCTACTACCTGGAGTACATAAGTTTACTACCTGGTGTGCATAATAGTCTGCTACCTGGTGTGCATAATAGTCTGCTACCTGGCGTACATAATAATGGTCTACTACCTGCTGTACGTACTAATAGTCTACTACCTGGTGTGCATACTAATAGTctactacttgctgtacataatAGTAGTCTAATACCTGGTGTGCATACTAATAGTctactacttgctgtacataatAATAGTCTAACACCTGGTGTGCATAATAATAGTCTGCTACCTGGTGTACATAATAATAGTCTGCTACCTGGTGTACATAATAATACTCTACTACCTGCTGTACATAAAAATAGTCTACTACCTGGTGTGTATAATAAGTCTACTACCTGGTGTGCATATGATAGTCTACTACCTGGTATACATAATAGTCTACTACCTGGTGTACATAATAATGGTCTACTACCTGCTGTACGTACTAATAGTCTACTACCTGGTGTGCATACTAATAGTCTACTACTTGCTGTTCATAATAATAGTCTAATACCTGGTGTACATAATAATAGTCTAATACCTGGTGTGCATAATAATAGTCTGCTACCTGGTGTACATAATAATAGTCTGCTACCTGGTGTACATAATAATACTCTACCTGGTGTACATAATAGTCTACTGCCTGGTGTACATAATAATAGTCTACTACCTGGTGTACATAATAGTCTACTACCTGGTGTACATAATAGTCTACTACCTGGTGTACATAATAGTCTACTACCTGGAGTACATAATAAGTTTACTACCTGGTGTGCATAATACTCTGCTACCTGGTGTGCATAATAGTCTGCTACCTGGCGTACATAATAATGGTCTACTACCTGCTGTACGTACTAATAGTCTACTACCTGGTGTGCATACTAATAGTCTACTACCTGGTGTGCATACTAATAGTctactacttgctgtacataatAATAGTCTAATACCTGGTGTGCATAATAATAGTCTGCTACCTGGTGTACATAATAATAGTCTGCTACCTGGTGTACATAGTAGTCTACTACCTGGTGTACATAATAATCTACTACCTGCTGTACATAATAGTCTACTACCTGGTGTACATATGATAGTCTACTACCTGGTATACATAATAGTCTACTACCTGGTGTACATAATAATGGTCTACTACCTGCTGTACATAATAATCTACTACCTGCTGTACATAATAGTCTACTACCTGGTGTACATATGATAGTCTACTACCTGGTATACATAATAGTCTACTACCTGGTGTACATAATAATGGTCTACTACCTGCTGTACGTACTAATAGTCTACTACCTGGTGTGCATACTAATAGTctactacttgctgtacataatAATAGTCTAATACCTGGTGTGCATAATAATAGTCTGCTACCTGGTGTACATAATAGTCTACTACCTGGTGTACATAATAGTCTACTACCTGCTGTACATAATAATCTACTACCTGCTGTACATAAAAATAGTCTACTACCTGGTGTGTATAATAACTCTACTACCTGCTGTGCATATGATAGTCTACTACCTGGTATACATAATAGTCTACTACCTGGTGTACATAATAATGGTCTACTACCTGCTGTACGTACTAATAGTCTACTACCTGGTGTGCATACTAATAGTctactacttgctgtacataatAATAGTCTAACACCTGGTGTACATAATAATAGTCTGCTACCTGGTGTACATAATAATACTCTACTACCTGCTGTACATAAAAATAGTCTACTACCTGGTGTGTATAATAAGTCTACTACCTGGTGTGCATATGATAGTCTACTACCTGGTATACATAATAGTCTACTACCTGGTGTACATAATAATGGTCTACTACCTGCTGTACGTACTAATAGTCTACTACCTGGTGTGCATACTAATAGTctactacttgctgtacataatAATAGTCTAATACCTGGTGTACATAATAATAGTCTAATACCTGGTGTGCATAATAATAGTCTGCTACCTGGTGTACATAATAATAGTCTGCTATCTGGTGTACATAATAATAGTCTACTACCTGGTGTACATAATAATAGTCTACTACCTGGTGTACATAATAAGTTTACTACCTGGTGTGCATAATAATAGTCTGCTACCTGGCATACATAATGATAGTCTACTACCTGGTGTACATAATAGTCTACTACCTGGCGTACATATTGATAGACTTACTACCTGGTGTACATAATAATAGTCTACTACCTGGCGTACATAATAATAGTTTACTACCTGGCGTACATAATAATAGTGTACTACCTGGTGTACATAATAATAGTGTACTACCTGGTGTACATCATAATAGTGTACTACCTGGTGTACATAATAATAGTGTACTACCTGGTGTACATCATAATAGTGTACTACCTGGTATACATAATAATAGTGTACCACCTGGTGTACATCATAACAAAGATGTGAGTACCGCGGGGCGTTGAGCACCAGCAGGTCGCCATGTTTTCCCGCCTCCAGGGAGCCGTGCGTGCGCCAGCGTCCGAGGGCGTAGGCGGCGTTAATGGTGGCGGCCGCCAGGGACTCGGACATGGACATCCTCAGGTTGACGCAGGCCAGGTGCATGACCACGGGCTGGGGGGCGGAGCTACAGACTTAACAGCAGGGAAGATGCAAAGAGCGGGAAGATGGCCACCTCACTCACCATGGAGCAGCAGTAGGCGTTGGGGTTGAAGTCGCTGCCCAGGGCCACCACCACACCAGCCCCCAGCAGGCTGCGGGCTGGAGGCTGCGGCAGCCTGGAGGTTAGAGGACACTCAGCCGTGGAACTTTGTTGTTTTGGAACTTCACGCCAtcttagcacgctaatgttagcatgctagcgtttttATGCTCACATTTTAATACTTAGTATTCATGGGTTTAATTCATtgccaccatcttagaagtatgtgacttgttatcatgctaacattagcatgctaaagttagcgtgctaacatttttATGCTTGCATTTTACCTAATTTGGTATTTATAACGTAGTATTCATGGGTTTCATTCATTGcagccatcttagaagtatgtgacttgttagcatgctaaagttagcgtgctaacatttttATGCTTGCATTTTACCTAATTTGCTATTTATGACGTAGTATTCATGGGTTTCATTCATtgccaccatcttagaagtatgtgacttgttatcatgctaacattagcatgctaaagttggcGTGCTAACGTTTTTATGCTTGCATTTTACCTAATTTGCTATTTATAACGTATTCATGGGTTTCATTCattgccgccatcttagaagtatgtgacttgttatcatgctaacattagcatgctaaagttagcgtgctaacttttttatgcTTGCATTTTACCTAATTTGGTATTTATAAGGTAGTATTCATAGGTTTCATTCATTGcagccatcttagaagtatgcgacttgttagcatgctaacattagcatgctaaagttagcatgctaacgtttttatgCTTGCATTTGACCTAATTTGGTATTTATAACATAGTATTCATGGGTTTCATTCATTGcagccatcttagaagtatgtgacttgttatcatgctaacattagcatgctaaagttagcatactaacaatTTTATGTTCGCATCTCAGCTAATTTACTATTCTTGGATTTCATTCATTGCCGCCAGCTTAGAAGTATGTGACCTGACTGACTGTGATTGACCGCGGTAAGTTCAAAACGTCACCGTAGAATGTAAGCGGTGGTCGGCAGCAGGACGGCCGCCGTTCCAGCCCGGGCCATGGCGGCGATGCCCTCATCCGTGACTTCCTCCAGGTGGCTGATGGCCAATGCGCCAAGCTCCGCCCCCAGCTGCCGACACCCAAAATGAAGCTACCAAccgtttttttttagcaaacagGAAGAAACGGAGAGGCTACCTGAGCAGAGTTCATGGGATGGAGCTCGTCGCCGTGGAAGTTGATGTTGAGGCCCAtgtccttgcccgcctgcaggaTGGCGCGGGTGGCGCCCAGGTCGAACACGCCTTTTTCGCAGAAGACGTCGATGTTGTCCACGTGGAGACTTCCGGCTGACATTCGCTTTTTTAACTCCGGGAGTTGAACCTTCAAGATGTCCTCAGTGGCTTCTTCAACGCTCTTCCCTCTGAGGAGAACATGGCGGAGCATGAAAGGCGATGAGGACCACATTGCCGGTGAGGACCACACCCACTTGGGCACGGCGTGCGCGCCGCAGTAGGTGGAGGAGATGTTGATGGCCACCTTCCGCCGGGCTTCCTCCACCACCTCCAGCATCTTCAGCTCCGCCTGCAGCTCCAGGCCGTAGCCGCTCTTCACCTCCACCAGGGTGGTGCCGGCCCGCCGCATCCTCTCCAGCCTGCCGCTCAGCGAGGCCAGCAGGTCGGGCGCCGCCGCCGCTCGGGTGTGCGCCACCGTGAAGTGGATCCCTCCGCCCGCCCGGTGCACGTCCATGTAGGTGGCGCCCGCCAGCTGCAGCGGCGACATCTCTCACCGTTAATGGCGCCGCGGAGGCGGAGCATATGAACATCCACGTACCTTCATCGCAAACTCGTGCACGCGGTCGCCGGCCCACACCGCGTGGGTGTGGGCGTCCACCAAGCCTGCAACAAATACAgggggcaaaaaagtagtcagccaccgattgtgcaagttctcccacttaagtgaagtgaattatatttatatagcacttttctctagtgactcaaagcgctttacatagtgaaacccaatatctaagttacatttaaaccagtgtgggtggcactgggagcaggtgggcaacgtgtcttgcccaaggacacaacggcagtgactagggtggcggaaaacgggaatcgaacctgcaaccctcaagttgctggcacggccgctctaccaaccgagctatgccaccttaaaatgatgacagaggtctgtaattttcatcataggtacacttcaactgtgagagacagaatgtgaaaaaaaaatccaggaattcacattgtaggaattttaaagaatttatttgtaaatgatggtggaaaataagtatttggtcacttcaaacaaggaagatctctggctctcacagacctgtaacttcttctttaagaagctcttctgtcctctactcgttacctgtattaatggcacttgtttgaagtcgttatctgtataaaagacccCTGTCCGCAGCctaaaacagtcagactccaaactcccaTTATAGCCAAGATcaaagagctgttgaaggacactgggaaaagaattgtagacctgcaccagactgggaagagtgaatctacaataggcaagcagcttggtgggaaaaaaatcaactgtgggagtaattatcagaaaatggaagacgctgctgtcttggatccgcttgaactgaactctcgcggctgtgttggagccactatggattgaactttcacagtatcatgttagacccgctcgacatccattgctttcggtcccctagaggaggggggttgcccacatctgaggtcctctccaaggtttctcatagtcagcattgtcactggcgtcccactggacgtgaattctccctgcccactgggtgtgagttttccttgcccttttgtgggttcttccgaggatgttgtagtcgtaatgatttgtgcagtcctttgagacatttgtgatttggggctatataaataaacattgattgattgatacaagaccactgataatctcccttgatctggggctccacgcaagagctcatcccgtggggtcaaaatgatcatgaaaacggtgagcaaaaatcccagaacagcacgggggggggacctggtgaatgacctccagagagctgggaccaaagtaacaaaggtttccatcagtaacacactacgccgacagggactcTAATCCTGCACTGCCAGAcgtgtccaggcccgtctgaagtttgccagagagcacatggatgatacagcagaggattgggagaatgtcatgtggtcagatgaagccaaaatagaactttttggtataaattcaacttgtcgtgtttggagtctgactgtttgaggctgtggacaggtgtcttttatacagataacaagttcaaacaggtgccattaatacaggtaacgagtggaggacagaagagcttcttaaagaagttacaggtctgtgagagccagagatcttccttgtttgaagtgaccaaatacttattttccaccattatttacaaataaattatttaaaatttctacaatgtgaattcctagattttttttcacattctgtctctcacagttgaagtgtacctgtgatgaaaattacagacctctgttatcatttttagtgggagaacttgcacaatcgctggctgactaaatactttttgccccactgtatgtcagaAATGCTGCCGACAGGTCAGAGGTCGAACGGTCACTCACCAGGCAGGACACACATTCCTGTGGCGTCGATCACGCGCTCAAAAGACGCCGCCGAATACTGAGAGGCTATGACGTCCGCAGGCCCCGCCGCTTCAATCAGACCGTCACTGATGGACACACCAACCATttgttttacaaatgatgacacacGTGAACGACACCATGTATTGTCTGTGTtttgatgtaaaggagaggtgtcgGACTCGTTATGTATAAGTATGTGTCAGCGAAAGGGAATTTTATGACTTTTAATTTGATACATGCTATAGTATAAGTCTATTGCACGTTATTGTATCTTGATTTAGGTAAGTATTgtctgtgttatgatgtaaagagGAGGTGTCATGTATAAGTATGTCAATGAAAGGGTATtctatgacttttcttaatttgattacatgctatagtttAATTGTATTGTTATAAGTGTATAGCCTGTTTTAGTATCTCTTTAATTTAGGTAAGTATTGTGTATGTCTTACGATGTCAAGGAGAGTTatgtatgtgtcaatgaaagggtaTTTTACGACTTCTTCATTTGATACATGCTATAGTATAATTTTGTTGCAtgtttttgtatccctttaatttaggtaagtattgtctgtgttatgatgtaaaggagaggttaCGTTGTCAAGTTTAAATATGTCAGCGAAAGGGCagtttatgacttttcttaatttgttaTAATTTAGGTGAGTATTGTCTATGTGTTACGATGTAAAGGATAGGTGTCGGCATGTATAATTATGTGTCAAaagaaagggcattttatgacttaattcatttgattacatgctatagtataatTGTATTGTTATGATTGTATTGCATGTTTTGTATCTTTCATTTAGGTGAGTATTGtctgttatgatgtaaaggagaggtgttgtcatgtataagtatgtgtcaaagggcattttatgacttctTAATTttattacatgctatagtatatTTTTATTGCATGTTGTATCTTTTTAATTCTGGTAGGTAGTGTCTATGTTTTGATGTAAAGGATAGGTGTCATTGCCATGTATAAGTATGTCAATGATCTTAATTTGACCACGTGCTATAATATAATTGTAATATAATTGTATTATAATTGCACGGTATGTTTCTGTATCTTTTCATTTAGGTAAGAATTGTCTTGATGTAAATGAGAGGTGTTGACATTcatgtgtcaatgaaagggtaTTTTATGacttcttaatttgattacatgctatagtaaaattgtattgttgtttttgtatCTTTCATTTAGGTAAGTCCTGTCTGTTATGATGTAAAGAAGAAGTGTCGTCATgtataagtatgtgtcaatgtaagggcattttatgacttctTAATTttattacatgctatagtataatTCTATTGTTAAAATTgtattgcatgtttttgtatctTTAATTTAGGTAAGTATTgtctgtgttatgatgtaaaggagaggtgttgtaatgtataagtatgtgtcaatgaaagggtaTTTTATGACTTAATTTGAATACATGCTATAGTATAATTGTATTGTTGTAATTgtattgcatgtttttgtatctTTCATTTAGGTAAGTCCTgtctgtgttatgatgtaaaggagaggattcgtcatgtataattgtgtcaatgaaagggcattttatgacttcttaatttgattacatgctatagtataatTGCATTGTTATAATTgtattgcatgtttttgtatgtctttaatttagttaagtattgtctgtgttatgatgtaaaggagaggtatTGTCATGTATAAGTATGTGTCAGCGAAAGGgaattttatgactttttaatttgattacatgctatagtataagtctattgcatgtttttgtatctCTTTGATTTAGGTAAGTATTGTCTTGTGTTTTGATGTAAAGAGGAGGTGTCGTCATGTATAAGTATGT
This genomic interval carries:
- the amdhd1 gene encoding probable imidazolonepropionase; its protein translation is MSASYRLWVKNAKQVVVVCNRGEKYLTSDGSLRLCVIEDGSLVVGSDGLIEAAGPADVIASQYSAASFERVIDATGMCVLPGLVDAHTHAVWAGDRVHEFAMKLAGATYMDVHRAGGGIHFTVAHTRAAAAPDLLASLSGRLERMRRAGTTLVEVKSGYGLELQAELKMLEVVEEARRKVAINISSTYCGAHAVPKGKSVEEATEDILKVQLPELKKRMSAGSLHVDNIDVFCEKGVFDLGATRAILQAGKDMGLNINFHGDELHPMNSAQLGAELGALAISHLEEVTDEGIAAMARAGTAAVLLPTTAYILRLPQPPARSLLGAGVVVALGSDFNPNAYCCSMPVVMHLACVNLRMSMSESLAAATINAAYALGRWRTHGSLEAGKHGDLLVLNAPRWEHLIYQLGGHQELIRYVVVKGNVVYDNDKTLPM